One genomic window of bacterium includes the following:
- a CDS encoding YCF48-related protein, translating to MANRINSIFTVEDTFLAYAVGDHGLALASEDGGATWRKLVLPHCGNLYTISFPGQGDIGYACGDLGAVLKSENGGNTWRLLDTGVHVDLRVIKFRLSPQTGFVAGDAGTVLRTVDAGETWVKLVTATDQKIMDMDFPSDETTGYAVGPNGTILKTTTGGRVWFSQAGNLQGAMPSTNITAVFFPNGDSVGFATTANAGVLFTPDGGEEWRPLKFDFMPPALYSLDFRSDTMEGFVGGAQGTLLHTNDGGETWQRLNVDTTADLFSIRFFADGRNGIIAGDEQTLLFTADAGQTWSPSRIL from the coding sequence GTGGCAAATCGTATCAACTCCATCTTTACCGTTGAGGACACATTCCTCGCCTACGCGGTCGGCGACCACGGCCTCGCCCTGGCGTCCGAGGACGGCGGCGCGACGTGGCGCAAGCTCGTGCTCCCGCACTGCGGCAACCTGTACACCATCTCCTTCCCCGGCCAGGGGGACATAGGCTACGCCTGCGGCGACCTCGGCGCCGTGCTCAAATCCGAGAACGGAGGCAATACCTGGCGTCTGCTCGATACCGGCGTCCACGTAGATCTGCGAGTCATCAAATTCCGGCTCAGCCCGCAGACGGGCTTTGTCGCGGGTGACGCAGGCACGGTCTTGCGCACGGTCGACGCGGGCGAGACCTGGGTCAAGCTCGTTACCGCCACGGACCAGAAAATCATGGACATGGACTTCCCATCGGACGAGACGACCGGCTACGCAGTCGGTCCTAACGGCACCATTCTCAAAACCACCACCGGGGGCCGTGTCTGGTTCTCCCAGGCCGGCAACCTCCAGGGGGCGATGCCCTCGACCAATATCACCGCGGTCTTCTTTCCGAACGGGGACTCGGTCGGGTTCGCAACAACTGCCAACGCCGGGGTCCTGTTCACGCCCGACGGCGGTGAAGAATGGCGGCCTCTCAAGTTCGACTTCATGCCACCCGCCCTCTACTCCCTTGACTTCCGGTCCGATACAATGGAGGGTTTCGTAGGCGGCGCGCAGGGAACGCTGCTGCATACCAATGACGGCGGCGAAACCTGGCAGCGCCTGAACGTCGACACGACCGCCGACCTGTTCAGCATCCGCTTCTTCGCCGACGGCCGGAACGGCATCATCGCCGGCGACGAACAAACGCTCCTCTTCACCGCCGACGCGGGCCAGACCTGGAGCCCGAGCCGCATCCTCTAA
- a CDS encoding decaprenyl-phosphate phosphoribosyltransferase gives MIGALISSLRPKQWPKNLLVFAGLVFSLHLFNLTYLLLSVGGFVVFCLLAGAVYLVNDLVDVEHDRLHPRKRLRPIASGRLKPGVAKVAAVVAALVGLGGSFALKWQFGIVGLAYLLLELAYSFYLKRLVVLDVMTVAAGFALRAIAGTVLVHVTLSSWLFVCTILFALFISLAKRRHELVTLEDGGAGHRAVLENYSEALLDQMTAVATSATVIAYCLYTIAPETISKFGTHNLMLTVPFVLYGVYRYLYLVYRKDMGGAPEQALLTDIPLLVDVLLWMASIVVVIYFKI, from the coding sequence GTGATTGGCGCGCTGATATCGAGTCTGAGGCCCAAGCAGTGGCCGAAGAACCTGCTTGTGTTCGCCGGGCTGGTCTTTTCGCTTCACCTCTTCAACCTGACTTACCTGCTGCTTTCGGTCGGCGGGTTTGTTGTATTCTGCCTGCTGGCCGGTGCCGTCTACCTGGTAAACGACCTGGTGGACGTGGAGCACGACCGGCTGCATCCGAGGAAGCGGCTCCGGCCGATCGCATCCGGTCGCCTCAAGCCCGGCGTTGCCAAGGTGGCGGCGGTCGTGGCTGCGCTGGTCGGCCTCGGCGGCAGCTTCGCGCTCAAGTGGCAGTTCGGAATTGTCGGCCTGGCCTACCTACTGCTCGAACTTGCCTATTCCTTCTACCTCAAGCGTCTGGTGGTGCTGGACGTGATGACGGTCGCGGCCGGGTTCGCGCTGCGCGCCATCGCGGGTACGGTGCTGGTCCACGTCACGCTCTCGTCGTGGCTATTTGTCTGTACTATCCTCTTCGCCCTGTTCATATCTCTGGCCAAGCGCAGACACGAACTGGTCACGCTGGAGGACGGCGGAGCAGGCCACCGAGCCGTGCTCGAGAATTACTCCGAGGCACTGCTCGACCAGATGACGGCGGTCGCGACTTCGGCGACCGTCATAGCCTACTGCCTGTACACGATTGCGCCGGAGACCATCTCGAAATTCGGCACGCATAACCTGATGCTCACCGTGCCGTTCGTGCTATACGGAGTCTACCGTTACCTGTATCTCGTCTACCGGAAAGACATGGGGGGAGCGCCGGAGCAGGCGCTGCTGACTGATATCCCACTGCTGGTCGACGTGCTGCTCTGGATGGCCAGCATCGTCGTCGTTATCTACTTCAAAATCTAG
- a CDS encoding NAD(P)/FAD-dependent oxidoreductase: MKQTDIAIVGGGPAGLSAAVVAARLGAKVVLIEDNDRLGGQLVKQTHKFFGSKAHYCGTRGMDIATILEQELRALPAEVLPGTSVVGLYGGKVLGLASRERLTKLEFKCLIVATGAAENNLLFQNNDLPGVYGAGAVQTLMNVHGVRPGSRVLMVGSGNIGLIVSYQLIQAGIEVAAVVEALPRIGGYHVHSAKLARLGVPILTSHTVLSALGEEEVDGAVICRVDKKFQPVPRTTRRLKVDTICLAVGLTPLSELLWQSGCRMVYVPELGGHVAWHNDNMQTSICSIYLAGDVSGIEEASTAMLEGRVAGAHAAAQVVGLSPEAVKVITESQAELCAIRKGPFGSKAACGKSKLAECSPLPA; encoded by the coding sequence ATGAAACAGACTGATATTGCCATCGTCGGCGGAGGTCCCGCCGGGCTTTCTGCCGCCGTGGTCGCGGCCAGGCTCGGCGCCAAGGTCGTGCTCATCGAGGACAACGACCGGCTCGGCGGCCAGCTTGTCAAGCAGACCCACAAATTCTTCGGTTCCAAGGCCCACTATTGTGGCACGCGCGGCATGGACATAGCGACGATTCTCGAACAGGAACTCCGTGCCCTGCCGGCGGAAGTCCTGCCCGGGACCTCGGTCGTAGGTTTGTACGGTGGGAAAGTACTTGGATTGGCGAGCCGCGAGCGGTTGACCAAGCTCGAGTTCAAGTGTCTGATAGTAGCGACCGGCGCGGCCGAGAACAACCTGCTGTTCCAGAACAACGACCTGCCCGGCGTCTACGGCGCCGGCGCGGTTCAAACCTTGATGAACGTGCACGGAGTCAGGCCCGGCAGTCGGGTCCTCATGGTTGGCTCGGGCAACATCGGGTTGATCGTATCGTATCAGCTCATCCAAGCCGGCATCGAAGTCGCGGCAGTGGTCGAGGCCCTACCGAGAATCGGCGGCTATCACGTACATTCTGCGAAGCTGGCGCGTCTCGGCGTTCCGATTCTCACATCGCACACGGTGCTCTCGGCTCTCGGCGAGGAAGAAGTCGATGGTGCTGTTATCTGCCGCGTGGACAAGAAGTTTCAGCCCGTTCCTCGAACAACTCGCAGGTTGAAGGTCGACACCATCTGCCTCGCCGTTGGCCTCACACCACTCTCAGAGCTACTCTGGCAGTCCGGGTGCAGGATGGTCTATGTCCCGGAGCTGGGCGGACATGTGGCCTGGCACAACGACAACATGCAGACCAGCATCTGCAGCATCTATCTCGCCGGTGACGTATCCGGTATTGAAGAGGCATCGACCGCCATGCTGGAGGGCCGAGTCGCGGGCGCACACGCCGCGGCTCAAGTCGTGGGCCTGAGCCCGGAGGCCGTGAAGGTCATCACTGAGTCGCAGGCCGAACTCTGCGCCATCCGCAAAGGGCCTTTCGGCAGCAAAGCTGCCTGCGGCAAGTCGAAACTTGCCGAGTGCTCGCCCCTGCCCGCCTAG